In one window of Pirellulales bacterium DNA:
- a CDS encoding STAS domain-containing protein, translated as MVQTDISWRYDVDRGPDWVFVRLHPNDGGSSDLDTLAERLWSVLEQNFVYRLVLELDEVPVIQSYLIAQLVLLGKRIHSHGGLLRLCGLSTANQEVIRLCRLDGCLPYFGNRGDAVMGHRPMQPR; from the coding sequence ATGGTGCAAACCGATATCAGTTGGCGGTACGACGTAGATCGTGGTCCCGATTGGGTTTTTGTACGACTGCACCCCAATGATGGCGGATCGTCCGACTTGGATACTTTGGCGGAACGACTTTGGTCGGTTCTGGAACAAAACTTCGTATACCGATTAGTGCTCGAACTCGACGAAGTGCCGGTGATCCAGAGTTACTTGATTGCCCAGCTTGTGCTGCTTGGCAAACGGATCCATTCGCACGGTGGATTGCTGCGACTCTGCGGACTGTCGACGGCTAATCAAGAAGTGATTCGGCTTTGCCGATTGGATGGCTGTTTGCCGTACTTCGGCAACCGCGGCGACGCAGTGATGGGGCACAGGCCAATGCAACCGCGATAA